AAAAACCATTTATTACGCTGTTCGTGGCGAGGGATGATGTCAGTTGTCGATACGTAAATACGCACACATCTATGTTCGAATACTGTTAACGTGTTCCGTCTACGGCGGATTGTGCTACCTCAGAGGCATTAGACAAAGGCAGCCAGATGTGAAAATGAGAACCTTCACCGGGAACACTTTCCACCCATAGGCTCCCTTCAAGTAACTGCACGAAATGACGACTAATCGTTAAACCAAGACCTGTGCCTTCATATTTTCTCGTATAAGAGGTATCTGCCTGGGCAAATTGTTCAAATAAAACTTCTTGCTGTTCTTTTGGTATCCCAATACCGGTGTCGGATATCGTAAAATGTATGCCGCCTTTCCCCTCTCGCATCTCATTTTGCACAGCCAACCGTATCTTTCCGTTCTCAGTAAACTTTGCCGCATTGCCAAGTAAATTAATCAATGTTTGTTTCAACATTGCCTCATCTGTTCGAATTTTTTTCTCTACAATTTCATTAACAATTTCCAACGTATTGGAATGCTTTTCTATCATCGGACGCGTATTGTTGAGTACATCTTCGATCAATACATCGATTTTTAGCAAGCCGAAGTGAACTTTCATTTTTCCCGCTTCAATCTTGGAAAGATCAAGAACGTTATTGACCAAACCCAGCAGGTGCTTACCCGATGAGCGAATCTTATTCAGGTCTGCAACATATTCCGGATTTTTATTAAACGACATTTCATCGAGTAATAGCTCGCTATACCCGATGATGGCGTTTAAGGGGGTGCGCAGTTCATGACTCATATTGGCCATGAACTCACTTTTGGTTTTGCTTGCACGTATGGCCTGATCTCGCGCCTCTGCCAATTCCTCCGTGCGTTCTCTAACACGCTCTTCCAGCAGACTGTGCGCCTTTTTAATATCCGCCTCCCTGGATTGTAGAGCGGCGACAGTGCGTTTGATGCTAAGAATCATCTGATCAAAGGTTTGCCCTAAATGCGCTATTTCGTCATTGCCTTTCAGTTCTGTCTGTACGTCCAAATTGCCTTGTGATACCTCTCGCGCAACATTGCTCAACACCACTAGCTTCCGTGTCATTAGGTAACCCGCCAATATACCTACGATAGCTATCGTCACCATTCCGAAAATAGCAACAAAAAAACCCAATTCGAAGGCTTTCTGTTTACTCTCGTCCAACAGTCTGCTGTTATAGAGGATTGCGATATATCCCAAAGTTCCAGCTACATTTTCCAGCTTTTTTTGTCGCCAATGCTGTTGGGATAGTGACAGGATTTGGGCAGCATCCTCGCCAACATCGGCTACTTCACTACCGACTGTGATAATCCCACGGGTATCATAAATAATCAGCTTATTGATTCGATCATTTGTCGCGGCGCGTTCTGCGTGGGCCTGGAGATCACCATATTCTCCCGTCAATAGCGCTACCCTGGCAATATCCCCTAACAAGTCAATTACCACGGTCTCAGTTTGGGAAATTTGTTTCTCCATTGTACGGCTGGACTGTTCCAGTGTGACGCCCAATACAATCAGGATTAACACTGCTTCAAGGAGAAAAATAACCGCAGCGATTCGGAAATGTAGTGTAAAACGCTCAGGCATCATAGCTTACGCTTAATTGCCCTCACGACATCATACGCTGAGTCATCTATCTTTTTGAACAAAGCCAACCTGAAGCCTTCCATGAATTGCTTTCCTTCCTCAGTTCTTCCCCACTCTAGAATTCGCTTCTGTATCAATTCACGTTTGTCGATTGGAACCGAGGGATTGGCAACAAAAAGGGAATGCGGAACGGCTTTTGTCTTGCCGATTTCGCGTAGCTTAATTTTCATTTTGTCTTGAAAGAAATTAACCGCTGGCATCGCGGTGCTACAGGCGTCTGCCTTTCTAATTTTTAGTTGCTGCAAGCACGAAACGTGAGAAAGAAAATGTTTCACTTGAATATCTTTACCAACTTTCAGTCCCTGGCGTTCTAGTTCATCGAACACAAGATAGCTTACCGCTGCCGACTTGGGTGTCATTGCCAAGACCTTTCCGCGTAGGTCTTTCATACTTTTCATCGGGCTATCATCTGCTACCACGACAACGCCTCGAAGTTGCTTTTCTCTCGCGGCAAGAGGACGATAGCCATGCTTATCGGCCAGATCCACGTAGTCAAACGGCTGTACAAACGCAAACTCAAATTGCTCACTCACCATCGCATCCATAAAACTTTCGTATGACGAACTGGTTTTAAAAATTACCGGATGATTGAGAATTCGTGAGAAATCTTTAGCGACTTGTGAATAAATTTTTTCGATTTCGCGCGGTGGAAGATAGGGAAAAACCGCGAACCGATAGGCCTCTTTTGCTTCCTCG
The nucleotide sequence above comes from Gammaproteobacteria bacterium. Encoded proteins:
- a CDS encoding ATP-binding protein; protein product: MMPERFTLHFRIAAVIFLLEAVLILIVLGVTLEQSSRTMEKQISQTETVVIDLLGDIARVALLTGEYGDLQAHAERAATNDRINKLIIYDTRGIITVGSEVADVGEDAAQILSLSQQHWRQKKLENVAGTLGYIAILYNSRLLDESKQKAFELGFFVAIFGMVTIAIVGILAGYLMTRKLVVLSNVAREVSQGNLDVQTELKGNDEIAHLGQTFDQMILSIKRTVAALQSREADIKKAHSLLEERVRERTEELAEARDQAIRASKTKSEFMANMSHELRTPLNAIIGYSELLLDEMSFNKNPEYVADLNKIRSSGKHLLGLVNNVLDLSKIEAGKMKVHFGLLKIDVLIEDVLNNTRPMIEKHSNTLEIVNEIVEKKIRTDEAMLKQTLINLLGNAAKFTENGKIRLAVQNEMREGKGGIHFTISDTGIGIPKEQQEVLFEQFAQADTSYTRKYEGTGLGLTISRHFVQLLEGSLWVESVPGEGSHFHIWLPLSNASEVAQSAVDGTR
- a CDS encoding phosphate/phosphite/phosphonate ABC transporter substrate-binding protein; the protein is MSKNLFLACLLIGQLFAGSTVTLAAEEAKEAYRFAVFPYLPPREIEKIYSQVAKDFSRILNHPVIFKTSSSYESFMDAMVSEQFEFAFVQPFDYVDLADKHGYRPLAAREKQLRGVVVVADDSPMKSMKDLRGKVLAMTPKSAAVSYLVFDELERQGLKVGKDIQVKHFLSHVSCLQQLKIRKADACSTAMPAVNFFQDKMKIKLREIGKTKAVPHSLFVANPSVPIDKRELIQKRILEWGRTEEGKQFMEGFRLALFKKIDDSAYDVVRAIKRKL